The Streptomyces sp. 11x1 genomic sequence GGTCAGCGACGTGCACGGCAACGCGCACGATCTGGCCGGAGCGGGTGAGGGCGCCGACGCCTTGGTGTGCCTGGGCGACCTGGTCCTCTTCCTCGACTACGCCGACCACTCCCGCGGCATCTTCCCCGACCTCTTCGGCGCCGAGAACGCGTCCCGGCTCGTCGAACTGCGTACCGCCCGGCGGTTCGAGGAGGCGCGCGAACTGGGGGTCCGGCTCTGGGCGGGCGTGGGCGAGGACCGCTCCGCCGTGATCGAGAAGGCCGTGCGCAAGCAGTACGCCGAACTGTTCGCGGCCTTCCCCGCCCCGACGTACGCGACCTACGGCAATGTCGACATGCCGCGACTGTGGCCGGAGTACGCGGGACCGGGGACGACCGTCCTCGACGGCGAACGGGTGGAGATCGGCGGCCGGGTCTTCGGCTTCGTGGGCGGCGGCCTGCGCACACCCATGCGGACGCCGTACGAGATCAGCGACGAGGAGTACGCGGCCAAGATCGAGGCGGTGGGCGAGGTGGACGTGCTCTGCACCCACATCCCGCCGGAGGTGCCCGAACTGGTCTACGACACGGTGGCACGCCGCTTCGAGCGGGGGAGCCGGGCACTGCTGGAGGCGATCCGCAGGACCCGTCCCCGGTACGCGCTGTTCGGGCACGTCCACCAGCCGCTGGCCCGGCGGATGCGGATCGGGGCGACGGAGTGCGTCAACGTGGGGCATTTCGCGAGCAGCGGGAAGCCGTGGGCGTTGGAGTGGTGAACGCCGGGTGGGGTGGCGAGGGTTCGGCGGGCGCGCGGTAGCCTTCACGCTGCACATACGTGCGCACCCACCTCCCTCACCGGACCGTCTCTGGAGGAGCCACGGCGATGGCGGAATTCACCAGTTCGAGCATCACGATCGAGGCCTCGGCCGCCGATGTCATGGCAGTGATCGCCGACTTCGCCCGCTACCCGGACTGGACGGGTGAGGTGAAGGAGGCGGAGGTCCTCCGGACGGACGACCAGGGGCGGGCCGAGCAGGTCCGGCTGGTCATGGATGCCGGCGCGATCAAGGACGACCAGACGCTGGGGTACACCTGGACCGGGGCGAACGAGGTGTCCTGGACGCTGGTCAAGTCCCAGATGCTCCGCTCCCTCGACGGGTCCTACATCCTCAAGCCGGTGAGCGACTCGGTGACCGAGGTGACCTACCAGCTCACCGTGGACGTCAAGATCCCCATGCTCGGCATGATCAAGCGCAAGGCGGAGAAGGTCATCATCGACCGGGCGCTGGCGGGCCTGAAGAAGCGGGTGGAGTCGGGGGCGTAGCCCTTTTTTGCCCACCCACCCACCCGCCCGACTCGTCTTGGTGGTGGAGGGTGCCGTCGTGCGCCCACGGGGTCGGTGGGCTGGGCTGGGGGCGCGACCGCGGGTCGTTCGTGGCTGGTCGCGCAGTTCCCCGCGCCCGTGGGGAATCGGGCTTCGCCCTCTTCCCCCTCGCTCCGTCCCCCGCCCGTCCCAGCTGCGGGCAGTCGTGCCGCTGGGGCGATGGGGGCACCTCCCGCTCGAGCGAAGCCGAGAGGGGGGAGGGTGGCGCAGGCGGCACCCTGTCAGCGCCGGTGAGCGCCTCCCGCCCCCGCTCAGCCCGGGTGCCGGGTGCCGACGCGGCGAGGGACAGCCCGCCGCTGGGCTACCGTTCACCCCCATGCGCACCATCCTGATCACCGGGCAAGGCGGCAGCGGCCGTACGACGGTCGCCGCGGCCACGGCGCTGGACGCGGCCCGCGCGGGCACCCGCACGCTGGTCCTGAGCGCCGACCGCACGGACGGGCTGGGCGCGGCCCTCGGCACGGCCACGGGCCCGGAGCCCGTGCGCGTCGCGCCGCACCTCACCGCCTGGCGCCCCGACGCCGCGGCCGGCTTCCGGGAGGACCTCGTCGCGTTCCAGGAGCGCGCCGCGTCCGTCCTCGACCTGCTGGGCGCGGGACGCCTGGACGCCGAGGAACTCACGCCCCTGCCCGGCGCCGAGGAACTCGCCCTGCTCCGGGCGCTGCGCGACGCCGCACTGTCGGAGGCGTACGACCTGCTCGTCGTCGACCTGCCCCCCGCCCCGCAGGCCCTCGCCCTGCTCGGCCTCCCGGAGGAACTGCGGCGGTATCTGCGCCGGCTGCTCCCGCCGGAACGGCAGGCGGCCCGGGCGCTGCGGCCGGTCCTCGGCCGTCTCGCCGGGGTGCCGATGCCCGCCGAGTGGCTGTACGAGACGGCCGCCCGCTGGGACGTCGAACTGGCCGCCGTCGCCGCGATCGTCGAGGACCCTGGCACCAGCGTGCGTCTGGTTGCGGAGCCCGGTCCGGCGGGCGCCGACCACACGCGCCTCGCGGGCGTCGGATTCGCCCTACGGGCCCTCCCCGTCGACCTGCTGATCGCCAACCGGGTCCTTCCCCAGGGCACCCACGACACCTGGCTCGCCGGCCTCGTCGCGCAGCAGCGCAAGGCGTTGGAGGAGTGGGGGGAGCAGGGCGGGACCCGCCCCGTACAGGGAGTGGCCCACCTCGGACGCGACCCCCGCGGCCTCGACGACCTCGCCGCTCTGGGCGTCCCCGGTACGGGTGACGCTCCCGCCCGGGTCACCTGGCCCGTCACCGACAACCTCGGGGCCGAGGGCGTGCTGGTGTGGCACATCCCGCTGCCCGGCGCGATACGGGACGAGCTGGATCTCATCCGGCGCGGCGACGAGTTGGTCGTCACGGCGGGCCAGTTCCGCCGTATCGTTCCGCTGCCGTCGGCACTGCGTCGCTGCACGGTCGGCGGCGCGGCCCTGCGCGACGGCCGGCTGAGCATCCGATTCGCGCCGGACCCGCGGTTGTGGCCCCGGACCCGGTGAACCGTATACGCCCGTTCGGGTAACGTCGAAGGTACGAACCGTAGGCAGGAGCCCGCCATGAGCGAAGAGCGCCCCACGTCCGACGCCGCCGGCGAGGACGCGGCCGCACGCAGGGACGCGGCCGACGAGGCGCGGACGGCCGAGCAGGCGCGCGAGAGCGACCGTGCCCGCGCCACCGACGCCGACGCCTGGGCGACGGCGTGCGAGGAGGACCTGAACGCGGAGAAGGCCCGCCGCCGCGCTCAGTACGGGCCGCCCCCGGGCTCGGCCGCCGAGGAACTGCGCAAGCTGGTCGACACCGTCGCGGACAAGCTGTCCGGACTGCAGTCGCCGTTGCTCGGCGCCGTCGCCGGCGGCGCGGCGCAGCAGATGGTCAACCAGGTCGTCCGTCAGGCCAAGGCCGCCGTCGAACCCGTCATCGAACGCAACCCGGACGTCTTCGACCATCTCGCCGCCGCGGGCGGTGAACTCCTCGCCGCGTACCGCTCCGCCGTCGAGGCCCAGGAGCGCCGCTGGACCAACCGGGACACCGGCCACCAGGGAGGCCGTGACCAGGGGGACGACCAGGGCCCCGGCGAGCGCATCGACCTGGACTGACGGCGGGCCCGTCCGCCGGGCGGACGTCGGGAGTCCCGGGGCAGGGCCTCGGGTACGGTTGGCCGTAGCGGGGCTCGACCGAAACTGAGGGATTCATGGGACTCACCATCGGCGTCGACATCGGCGGTACCAAGATCGCGGCCGGTGTGGTCGACGAGGAAGGCAACATCCTCTCGACCCACAAGGTGCCGACCCCGGGCACGCCCGAGGGGATCGTGGACGCCATCGCCGCCGCCGTCGAGGGCGCGCGAGCCGGACACGAGATCGTCGGTGTCGGCATCGGCGCGGCCGGTTACGTCAACCGGCAGCGGTCGCAGGTCTACTTCGCCCCCAACATCGACTGGCGCAACGAGCCGCTCAAGGAGAAGGTCGAGGCCCGCGTGGGCCTGCCGGTCGTCGTGGAGAATGACGCCAACGCCGCCGCCTGGGGCGAGTACAAGTTCGGCGCGGGCAAGGGCCACCGCAACGTCATCTGCATCACCCTCGGCACCGGTCTCGGCGGCGGCATCATCATCGGCAACAAGCTGCGCCGCGGGCACTACGGCGTGGCCGCCGAGTTCGGTCACATCCGGATGGTCCCCGACGGTCTGCTCTGCGGCTGCGGCAGCCAGGGCTGCTGGGAGCAGTACGCCTCCGGCCGCGCCCTCGTCCGGTACGCCAAGCAGCGCGCCAACGCCACCCCGGAGAACGCGGAGCTCCTCCTCGGCCTCGGCGACGGCACCCCCGACGGCATCGAGGGCAAGCACATCTCCATGGCCGCCCGCCAGGGCGACCCCGTCGCGGTCGACTCCTACCGCGAACTCGCCCGCTGGGCCGGCGCCGGCCTCGCCGACCTCGCCTCCCTCTTCGACCCCTCCGCCTTCATCGTCGGCGGCGGCCTGTCGGACGAGGGCGAACTGGTCCTCGACCCCATCCGCAAGTCGTACAAGCGCTGGCTCGTGGGCGGCAACTGGCGCCCGGTCGCCGACGTCATCGCCGCCCAACTGGGCAACGAGGCGGGCCTGGTGGGCGCGGCGGACCTGGCGAGAGAACCCGACCCGATCATGTAGACGCCGGTCAGCGGACCCCGCGCCCTTCAGGGGCGCGGGGCACCGCGCGAAAAACCACGACCCACCTGTAGTCGCAAACGGACAAATGCCCCGAGCTCCTGGGCGTATCTTGATCCATATGGCGACCACCCCGCTGCCCAACTCCCGCACCGACTCCGACGGTTCGGCAATCATCCGGGTCCTCAGCTACAACATCCGCTCCATGCGTGACGACACGGACGCCCTCGCCCGAGTGATCACCGCCTGCGCCCCCGACCTGGTCCTGATCCAGGAAGCCCCCCGGTTCTTCCGCTGGCGCAAGAAGCTCGCCAGGCTCGCCGCCGCCTCCGGCCTGGTCACCCTCTCCGGCGGGGCCACCGCCTCAGGGCCCGCGCTGCTGTGCGGCCTGCGCGCCACGGTCGAGCACACCGAGGACGTCCTCCTGCCCCTCACCCCGGGCCTGCACCGACGCGGCTTCGCCACGGCGGTGGTCCGCTTCGGTCGCGCCCGTCTCGGCGTCCTGTCCTGCCACCTCTCCCTCCACCAGGACGAGCGGTACGAGCAGGGCGGCATGCTCCTGGACCACCTCGCCGGCATGGGCGTGCAGCACGCGGTCGCGGGCGGCGACCTCAACGAGCGCCCGCACGGCCGCACGTTCCGCCGCCTCGCCGACGAGCTCCAGGACTGCTGGACCACCACCCCGTGGGGCGGCGAGTACACCTCCACCCCCACCGACCCCCACCAGCGCATCGACGCGATCCTGGCCACGTCCGGCATCGAGGTCCTCGGCTGCGGCGTCCCCGTAGACCTCCCCGGCGTCACCGACGACGACCTGAGGGCGGCCACGGACCACCTGCCGGTCCTGGCCGCCCTCAGAGTCCCCGCCGAGGCCTAGAAGCGTCCTGAAGATCTTGAAAATGCGCCCGGCTTGCCCTACTTGATGGCGATTGACATTTACCGGCAATCCAGGGTGAGTCGGGCGGCCAGAGCAAGATCTTCAGCGGTCTCCTAGGCCCTGTCGTCGAATTCCCGCCTGCCCCGCGACGCCGCGGCGACGGCGAGGGCCCGCCCGGAACGTTCCCGGGCGGGCCCTCGTGCGCGACATGACGTCGGCGATGGTGGGGTCAGACGACCGCGCCCCGGCCCGGATCGTCGTCGTCCTCGTCGTCGCTCTTCATCCGCATCACCAGCGTGGCGAAGCCGCCGAGGAAGCCGCCGATGCCCAGGGTGGTGAGCCACCAGGTCATGTCCCAGCCGAGCAGTACCGCGAGCAGCAGCAGGACCGGACCGCCGATCACGCCCAGCCAGGCGAACTTGGCGGTCGCGTCGGCCTCCGGCAGTGGGGGCGGCTCGGGCGGCACGAAGTGGCCCTCGCCGTCCTCGTCGTCCTCGGAGTCCTCCTCGCCCGTGTCCTCGCCGACCGGGTCGGGCACGCTGTAGTCGCGCGGGCCCGCCCCGACACCGGGGGCGAACGCGACCGAGCTGCCGAGCGGCCTGGGGGCCGAGGGGCCCGCGGCGCCGTCGGGAGCCTTGTCCGCGGAGTCCTCCGGCTCGGCCTCCAGCAGGGCCAGGTCCTCCACGGACCGGAACGGCTTGGCACCCGGCGGGTCCGGCGGCTCCTCGCCGAACCCTGCGACGATGGCCCGCCAGGCGGCGTCCTCGTCGAACGGCACGTGCTGCTCCTCGCCGGCGTGCTGCTCCTCGCTCGGCGCATCGCCGGACGGGGCGCCCCCGGCGCCTCCGGCCGTGCCGCCCGCGGAGCCGCCCGAGGAGTCCCCCCGTGAGTCACCGGGGGAGGCGCCCAGGGGCGCTCCCTGCTCCTCCGGCTCACGCTCGGAGTCGTGCTCAGCCACCAGTGGCCGTCCCTTCCCTCTGCTCCAAGGATCCCGGACCGATCTGCTCCACGGACCCCGAATCAGACTGCTGTACGGATTCCGCGTCGGACTTCTTCACGTCCGCCGCCTCGGACTCCGTCGCGCCCGGTCCGTCGGGGCCCTTCACCAGCCGGGTGACGAACGCGTGGCTCTCCTCGAAGATCCGGTCCGCGTCGTGGTCCAACGTCGCGACGTGGTGGCTCTGTTCCAGCAGGATCTCCGTGACGTCCGTCGACGACACCCGGCCGAGGACACGCTCGGAGTCGACGGGCGGCACCACATGGTCCCGTGGGCTGTGCAGCAGCAGCAACGGCTGGGTGACCTGGGGCAGTTCCCCGTCGACGAGGCGCAGGAAATTGCGCAGGGAGTGTGCCGCGTGCAGCGGCACATGGCTGTACCCCAGCTCCTCGACGCCCTCCTTGGCGATGTCGCTGGTGATCCCCTTCGTGGTGGGGACGAAGTGCCGGAGCAGGGGGAGGGCGTGCGCGGCCGGGCCGTGCACCTTGTTCGCCGGGTTGACGACCATCACGCCGGCGACCGCGTCCCCGTGCTTCGCGGCCAGCCGCAGCGCCAGGGCGCCGCCCATGGACAGCCCCGCCACGAAGACCCGGGTACAGCGCTCACGCAGGGTCCGCAGCTCACGGTCCACCTCCGCGTACCAGTCCTGCCAGCCCGTCGGGCGCAGGTCCTCCCAGCGAGTGCCGTGGCCCGGCAGCAGGGGCAGCGCGACGGTCAGCCCACGCTCGGCGAGATACTCCGCCCAGGGACGCATGGACTGCGGTGACCCGGTGAATCCGTGGCAGAGGAGGACTCCGACCTCCCCGCCCTCGTGGTGGTACGGCTCGGCTCCGGGAAGGACCGGCACGGTTCGGTCTCCTGTTCATGAGAAGGGTGTGAAAGTCCGGATGTGGTTCACCGTACGCGACCGCACTGACACCGACCAGGGGCTTCGCTCGACACCGGGCGGACCTGTCGGACTCCTGTCCGGGCGTCCGGGTTAAGGTCTCATCCACGGATCACAGAGAGGCACTCGGTTGTTGTACGGCGCGATGAAGGTCGCTATCGGGGGACCGCTCAAGGTCACCTTCAGGCCCTGGGTGGAGGGCCTGGAGAACATTCCGGCCGAGGGCGCCGCGATCCTCGCGAGCAACCACCTCTCCTTCTCGGACTCGTTCTTCCTCCCCGCTGTCCTGGACCGCAAGGTCACGTTCATCGCGAAGGCCGAGTACTTCACCACTCCCGGCGTCAAGGGCAAGCTGACCGCCGCCTTCTTCAAGGGCGTCGGCCAGCTCCCGGTGGACCGCTCGGGCGCGCGCGGCGCAGGTGAGGCCGCGATCAGGAGCGGCATACAGGTCATCGAGAGCGGCGAACTCTTCGGCATCTACCCCGAGGGCACCCGCTCGCCCGACGGCCGGCTCTACCGGGGCAAGCCCGGCGGCCTGGCCCGGGTGGCCCTCGCCACCGGTGCGCCGGTCATCCCCGTCGCCATGATCGACACGGAGAAGATCCAGCCCCCGGGCAAGGTCCTGCCCAAGGTCATGCGCCCCGGCATCCGCATCGGCAAGCCCCTCGACTTCAGCCGCTACCAAGGCATGGAGCACGACCGCTTCGTCCTGCGGGCGCTGACCGACGAGGTCATGTACGAGATCATGAAGCTCTCCGGCCAGGAGTACGTCGACATGTACGCGACCGCCGCCAAACGGCAGATCGCGGACGCGGCCAAGGCCGAGAAGGAGGCCGACAAGGCCGCCCGGGCCGCCCTCGCCAAGGCCGAGAAGGAACAGGCCGCCAAGGAGCTGAGGGAACAGGCCGAGAAGGCCCGCGCGGACAAGGACGGCGCGGGAGAGGACCGCCCGGCTTCGTGACCGCCGGGTTCCCGGGTACGGTCGCGTTCCGGACGCGTGGGCCGGGGTGTCCGGGGGCGAGTCAGCAGGGGGTGGGGGACGTGCCGAAGCTCGAGCGGGTCATGGCGATGTCGGTGGAGCAGCCGCTGTGGCGTGCTCTGACCGGCTACCGGGTCCTGACGATGATCTACGCCGTCGGGCTGTTCATCAGCGCGTACGACAGGTTCGAGCGCCCCTGGCTGGCCGTCGCCTACTTCGCGGTGCTGGCCGGCTGGACGCTGGTGACCCTGCCCAAGGTCGCGGGCGCCGCCAGCTGCACCAAGCGGTTCCTCGCGGCCGACCTCACCATCGCGATCACCGGCATCCTGCTCACCCGGCTCGCCGACTCCACCGCGCGGATCGAGGCCGGCGGCCCCACGCTGCCGTCGATATGGACCGCCGGCGCCGTACTGGCCTTCGCCATCAAGGGCGGCTGGCGCTGGGCGGCCTTCGCCTCCACGCTCGTCGCCGTCGCCAATCTGATCCACCGGGGCGCCCCCACCCGCGACACCATCCACAACGTCCTGCTGGTCTGGGTGGCCTCCATCGCCATCGGCTACGTCGTCGAGGTCGCCCGGGCCTCCGAGCGCACCCTCGCCCGAGCCCTGGAGATCGAGGCCGCCACCCGTGAACGGGAGCGTCTGGCCCGGGACATCCACGACAGCGTGCTCCAGGTGCTCGCCATGGTCCAGCGGCGCGGCACCGCCCTCGGCGGCGAGGCGGCCGAACTGGGCCGGATGGCGGGCGAGCAGGAGGTCGCGCTGCGCACTCTCGTCTCCGGCGGTCTGGTCCCCGTCTCCCGGGTCTCGGAGGACGCGGCCCAGGGAGCCCTCGTACGCGCGGTGGACGCACCGGACCCGTCCGACGGCGCCGGGGATCCCGTGGACCTACGGGCCCTGCTCGCCCCCTACGCCGGCGCGAAGGTCACCTTCTCCGAGCCCGGCGGCTCGGTGCCGCTCGCTCCGGCGGCGGCGCGGGAGCTGGCGGCGGCGGTCGGCGCCGCCCTGGACAATGTACGCGCGCACGCGGGCGACGGGGCCCGGGCGTGGATCCTGGTCGAGGACTGGCCGGACGAGATCATCGTGACGGTACGGGACGACGGCCCCGGCATCCCCGAGGGGCGGCTCGCCCAGGCCGAGGGTGAGGGGCGGCTCGGGGTGGCCCTCTCCATCCGGGGGCGGCTGCGCGACATCGGCGGCACGGCCGAGCTGATCTCGGTCCCGGGCCAGGGCACGGAAGTCGAACTGAAGGTACCCAAGGCCGCAGAGGGGCCGAAGGGCGTGCGGGGGAAGGCGGAGAAGCGGTGACGGAGAACCTCGAAAGCGCGGCGAGCGTGGCGGGCGTGGAAAGCCCGGCGAGCCTGGGCGGCGGCGTCAGGGCGGCCGACGGAACGGCGCGACCCGGCGGAGGCGGCGGCGGTGGCGGCCCGATCAGGGTCATGGTCGTCGACGACCACCCCATGTGGCGCGATGCCGTCGCCCGTGACCTGTCCGAGTCGGGCTTCGACGTGGTGGCGACGGCGGGCGACGGCGAGCAGGCGGTCCGGCGCGCCCACGCCGCCGCACCGGACGTCCTCGTCCTGGACCTGAACCTGCCCGCGAAGCCGGGTGTGCAGGTCTGCAAGGAACTCGTGGGGGCCAACCCCGCTCTGCGTGTCCTCGTGCTGTCCGCGAGCGGGGAGCACGCGGACGTCCTGGAGGCGGTGAAGTCCGGCGCGACCGGCTATCTGCTGAAGTCGGCGTCCACGGAGGAGCTGATCGACGCCGTACGCCGCACCGCCGCCGGCGACCCCGTCTTCACCCCCGGCCTGGCGGGCCTGGTGCTCGGCGAGTACCGCCGCCTCGCCTCCGAACCCGCTCCCGCGCCGGGCGCCGACGAGCCGAAGGCCCCGCAACTCACCGACCGTGAGACGGAGGTGCTGCGGCTTGTCGCCAAGGGGCTGAGCTACAAGCAGATCGCCGAGCGCCTCGTCATCTCGCACCGCACGGTCCAGAACCACGTCCAGAACACCCTCGGCAAGCTCCAACTCCACAACCGGGTGGAGCTGGTCCGCTATGCCATAGAGCGTGGTCTCGACGACGAGTAAACGCCTCGAATCACCCCATAGAGTGATGGCGATTTGATCAACTGCGATCAACTCCCCCTCAATCGGCCGTAATTCGCCGAAATTGCCTTCTCGTGCATGCCGAAGTGACCTGGATCACTATTAGCGTGACCCTCACCAGGCAACCGCGGCGAAGGGACATTTCCATGCGCGTCGGAGTACTGACCGGAGGCGGCGACTGCCCCGGGCTCAACGCCGTCATCCGGGGCGTCGTCCGCAAGGGCGTGCAGGAGTACGGCTACGACTTCGTCGGCTTCCGGGACGGCTGGCGGGGACCACTGGAGAACGACACCGTCCGCCTCGACATCCCCGCCGTGCGCGGCATCCTGCCCCGCGGCGGCACGATCCTCGGCTCCTCGCGCACCAACCCGCTCAAGGAGGAGAACGGCATTCGCCGGATCAAGGAGAACCTCGTCAAGCAGGACGTCGAGGCGCTCATCGCGATCGGCGGTGAGGACACGCTCGGGGTGGCCGCGCGGCTGTCGGACGAGTACGGCGTGCCGTGCGTGGGCGTCCCGAAGACGATCGACAACGACCTCTCCGCCACGGACTACACCTTCGGCTTCGACACGGCGGTCGGCATCGCCACGGAGGCGATCGACCGCCTCCACACCACCGCCGAGTCGCACATGCGCGTCCTGGTGGTGGAGGTGATGGGCCGTCACGCCGGCTGGATCGCCATCCACTCCGGTCTCGCGGGCGGCGCCAACGTCATCCTCATCCCCGAGCAGCGCTTCGACGTCGACAAGGTGTGCGCCTGGGTGACGTCCCGCTTCAAGGCCTCGTACGCGCCCATCGTGGTCGTCGCGGAGGGGGCCATGCCGAAGGACGGCGAGATGGTCCTCAAGGACGGCTCGCTCGACTCCTTCGGCCACGTCCGTCTCTCCGGTGTGGGCGAGTGGCTGGCCAAGGAGATCGAGAGGCGGACGGGCAAGGAGGCCCGCACGACCGTCCTGGGCCACGTCCAGCGCGGCGGGACGCCCTCGGCGTTCGACCGGTGGCTCGCTACGCGCTTCGGCCTCCACGCGATCGACGCCGTGCGCGACCGTGACTTCGGCAAGATGGTCGCCCTCCGTGGCACCGACATCGTCCGCGTCCCGATCGCCGACGCGACGGCCCGCCTGAAGACGGTCGACCCGGAGCTGTACGAGGAGGTCGGCGTCTTCTTCGGCTGAAGGCGTCGGAGGGTGTCGGAGGGCGCCTAATGGGTCGGGGGTGCGTGTGTCGTCGGCGGGTGCGGGTGGGTGGGGGCTTCTCGCGCGGTTTCCGGCGCCCCTGAGG encodes the following:
- a CDS encoding 6-phosphofructokinase yields the protein MRVGVLTGGGDCPGLNAVIRGVVRKGVQEYGYDFVGFRDGWRGPLENDTVRLDIPAVRGILPRGGTILGSSRTNPLKEENGIRRIKENLVKQDVEALIAIGGEDTLGVAARLSDEYGVPCVGVPKTIDNDLSATDYTFGFDTAVGIATEAIDRLHTTAESHMRVLVVEVMGRHAGWIAIHSGLAGGANVILIPEQRFDVDKVCAWVTSRFKASYAPIVVVAEGAMPKDGEMVLKDGSLDSFGHVRLSGVGEWLAKEIERRTGKEARTTVLGHVQRGGTPSAFDRWLATRFGLHAIDAVRDRDFGKMVALRGTDIVRVPIADATARLKTVDPELYEEVGVFFG
- a CDS encoding SRPBCC family protein; amino-acid sequence: MAEFTSSSITIEASAADVMAVIADFARYPDWTGEVKEAEVLRTDDQGRAEQVRLVMDAGAIKDDQTLGYTWTGANEVSWTLVKSQMLRSLDGSYILKPVSDSVTEVTYQLTVDVKIPMLGMIKRKAEKVIIDRALAGLKKRVESGA
- a CDS encoding 1-acyl-sn-glycerol-3-phosphate acyltransferase, producing MKVAIGGPLKVTFRPWVEGLENIPAEGAAILASNHLSFSDSFFLPAVLDRKVTFIAKAEYFTTPGVKGKLTAAFFKGVGQLPVDRSGARGAGEAAIRSGIQVIESGELFGIYPEGTRSPDGRLYRGKPGGLARVALATGAPVIPVAMIDTEKIQPPGKVLPKVMRPGIRIGKPLDFSRYQGMEHDRFVLRALTDEVMYEIMKLSGQEYVDMYATAAKRQIADAAKAEKEADKAARAALAKAEKEQAAKELREQAEKARADKDGAGEDRPAS
- a CDS encoding ArsA-related P-loop ATPase, producing MRTILITGQGGSGRTTVAAATALDAARAGTRTLVLSADRTDGLGAALGTATGPEPVRVAPHLTAWRPDAAAGFREDLVAFQERAASVLDLLGAGRLDAEELTPLPGAEELALLRALRDAALSEAYDLLVVDLPPAPQALALLGLPEELRRYLRRLLPPERQAARALRPVLGRLAGVPMPAEWLYETAARWDVELAAVAAIVEDPGTSVRLVAEPGPAGADHTRLAGVGFALRALPVDLLIANRVLPQGTHDTWLAGLVAQQRKALEEWGEQGGTRPVQGVAHLGRDPRGLDDLAALGVPGTGDAPARVTWPVTDNLGAEGVLVWHIPLPGAIRDELDLIRRGDELVVTAGQFRRIVPLPSALRRCTVGGAALRDGRLSIRFAPDPRLWPRTR
- a CDS encoding ROK family glucokinase, whose protein sequence is MGLTIGVDIGGTKIAAGVVDEEGNILSTHKVPTPGTPEGIVDAIAAAVEGARAGHEIVGVGIGAAGYVNRQRSQVYFAPNIDWRNEPLKEKVEARVGLPVVVENDANAAAWGEYKFGAGKGHRNVICITLGTGLGGGIIIGNKLRRGHYGVAAEFGHIRMVPDGLLCGCGSQGCWEQYASGRALVRYAKQRANATPENAELLLGLGDGTPDGIEGKHISMAARQGDPVAVDSYRELARWAGAGLADLASLFDPSAFIVGGGLSDEGELVLDPIRKSYKRWLVGGNWRPVADVIAAQLGNEAGLVGAADLAREPDPIM
- a CDS encoding endonuclease/exonuclease/phosphatase family protein — protein: MATTPLPNSRTDSDGSAIIRVLSYNIRSMRDDTDALARVITACAPDLVLIQEAPRFFRWRKKLARLAAASGLVTLSGGATASGPALLCGLRATVEHTEDVLLPLTPGLHRRGFATAVVRFGRARLGVLSCHLSLHQDERYEQGGMLLDHLAGMGVQHAVAGGDLNERPHGRTFRRLADELQDCWTTTPWGGEYTSTPTDPHQRIDAILATSGIEVLGCGVPVDLPGVTDDDLRAATDHLPVLAALRVPAEA
- a CDS encoding metallophosphoesterase, which codes for MVSDVHGNAHDLAGAGEGADALVCLGDLVLFLDYADHSRGIFPDLFGAENASRLVELRTARRFEEARELGVRLWAGVGEDRSAVIEKAVRKQYAELFAAFPAPTYATYGNVDMPRLWPEYAGPGTTVLDGERVEIGGRVFGFVGGGLRTPMRTPYEISDEEYAAKIEAVGEVDVLCTHIPPEVPELVYDTVARRFERGSRALLEAIRRTRPRYALFGHVHQPLARRMRIGATECVNVGHFASSGKPWALEW
- a CDS encoding DUF5304 domain-containing protein, yielding MSEERPTSDAAGEDAAARRDAADEARTAEQARESDRARATDADAWATACEEDLNAEKARRRAQYGPPPGSAAEELRKLVDTVADKLSGLQSPLLGAVAGGAAQQMVNQVVRQAKAAVEPVIERNPDVFDHLAAAGGELLAAYRSAVEAQERRWTNRDTGHQGGRDQGDDQGPGERIDLD
- the macS gene encoding MacS family sensor histidine kinase, with translation MPKLERVMAMSVEQPLWRALTGYRVLTMIYAVGLFISAYDRFERPWLAVAYFAVLAGWTLVTLPKVAGAASCTKRFLAADLTIAITGILLTRLADSTARIEAGGPTLPSIWTAGAVLAFAIKGGWRWAAFASTLVAVANLIHRGAPTRDTIHNVLLVWVASIAIGYVVEVARASERTLARALEIEAATRERERLARDIHDSVLQVLAMVQRRGTALGGEAAELGRMAGEQEVALRTLVSGGLVPVSRVSEDAAQGALVRAVDAPDPSDGAGDPVDLRALLAPYAGAKVTFSEPGGSVPLAPAAARELAAAVGAALDNVRAHAGDGARAWILVEDWPDEIIVTVRDDGPGIPEGRLAQAEGEGRLGVALSIRGRLRDIGGTAELISVPGQGTEVELKVPKAAEGPKGVRGKAEKR
- a CDS encoding response regulator; this encodes MVVDDHPMWRDAVARDLSESGFDVVATAGDGEQAVRRAHAAAPDVLVLDLNLPAKPGVQVCKELVGANPALRVLVLSASGEHADVLEAVKSGATGYLLKSASTEELIDAVRRTAAGDPVFTPGLAGLVLGEYRRLASEPAPAPGADEPKAPQLTDRETEVLRLVAKGLSYKQIAERLVISHRTVQNHVQNTLGKLQLHNRVELVRYAIERGLDDE
- a CDS encoding alpha/beta fold hydrolase, coding for MPVLPGAEPYHHEGGEVGVLLCHGFTGSPQSMRPWAEYLAERGLTVALPLLPGHGTRWEDLRPTGWQDWYAEVDRELRTLRERCTRVFVAGLSMGGALALRLAAKHGDAVAGVMVVNPANKVHGPAAHALPLLRHFVPTTKGITSDIAKEGVEELGYSHVPLHAAHSLRNFLRLVDGELPQVTQPLLLLHSPRDHVVPPVDSERVLGRVSSTDVTEILLEQSHHVATLDHDADRIFEESHAFVTRLVKGPDGPGATESEAADVKKSDAESVQQSDSGSVEQIGPGSLEQREGTATGG